One window of the Rhipicephalus sanguineus isolate Rsan-2018 chromosome 2, BIME_Rsan_1.4, whole genome shotgun sequence genome contains the following:
- the LOC119382585 gene encoding vascular endothelial growth factor A: MRDVKNLTDFVSQFLEGYPDPAVHGFDEAPSILGKNLSLLCSSASVPNPEPGTCLPSKQLVEFPKPSDPSIILWPPCTRVPRCGGCCPSTILKCAPTKTSNVTFKVIKAQYPEPGASKFNFVGHEIVTLEKHDKCSCECKERPTDCNALQQYSECRCVCRNNNEMLACNGPGMIWDPRDCRCKCRDYAECSTGFYYNTRSCR, translated from the exons ATGCGCGACGTGAAGAACCTGACCGACTTCGTGAGCCAGTTCCTCGAGGGCTACC CCGACCCCGCTGTGCACGGGTTTGACGAAGCACCATCAATCTTGGGTAAGAATCTCTCACTCCTCT GTTCCTCGGCTTCGGTGCCCAACCCCGAGCCTGGCACGTGTTTGCCGAGCAAGCAGCTAGTCGAGTTCCCCAAGCCCAGTGACCCGTCCATCATCCTGTGGCCGCCGTGCACGAGGGTGCCGCGATGCGGTGGCTGCTGCCCGAGCACCATCCTCAAGTGCGCGCCCACCAAGACCAGCAACGTCACCTTCAAG GTGATCAAGGCCCAGTACCCGGAGCCCGGCGCGAGCAAGTTCAACTTCGTGGGCCACGAGATCGTGACGCTGGAGAAGCACGACAAGTGCAGCTGCGAGTGCAAGGAGCGTCCCACGGACTGCAACGCGCTGCAGCAGTACAGCGAGTGCCGCTGCGTCTGCCGCAACAACAACGAGATGCTGGCCTGCAACGGGCCGGGCATGATTTGGGATCCGCGCGACTGCCGCTGCAAGTGCCGCGACTACGCCGAGTGCTCCACGGGATTCTACTACAACACGCGCAGCTGCAGGTGA